The DNA window CTTGCCGGCCGCCAGATGCGCCAGTGGCGCGCGCGTTGCGGCATGATCTTCCAGGACTTCTGCCTGGTGCCGCGGCTGGACGTGATGACCAACGTGCTGCTGGGTCGTCTGAGCCACACGTCTACCCTGAAATCCTTCTTCAAACTGTTCGATGACGCCGACCGCGCTCGCGCCATCGAGCTGTTGCAGTGGCTCAACATGCTGCCGCATGCGCTGCAGCGCGCCGAGCACCTCTCCGGCGGCCAGATGCAGCGCGTCGCCATCTGCCGTGCGCTGATGCAAAACCCGCAAATCCTGCTGGCCGATGAGCCGGTGGCGTCGCTCGATCCGAAAAACACCCGCCGCATCATGGACGCGCTGCAGAAAATCAGCGAAGACGGCATCGCGGTGATGGTGAACCTGCACTCGGTCGAACTGGTGAAAGAGTATTGCTCGCGGGTGATCGGCATCGCCCACGGGAAGATCGTGTTTGACGGGCATCCTTCGCAACTGAACGAACGGATCCTGCACCAGCTGTATGGCGAAGAAGCCAATCAGATCCATTGAAGCACTTTTGACCTTTACCCTTTACACACAAGGCACACCTAATGAAAAAAGTATTGAGTCTGACCACCCTGATGGCCGGCGCGATGATGGTCTTTAATGCTGCCGCAGCGGATGCGCCGAAAGAGCTGAACCTGGGCATTCTCGGCGGCCAGAACGCCACCCAGCAGATCGGCGATAACCAGTGCGTGAAGCAGTTCCTGGATAAAGAGCTGAACGTCGATACCAAGCTGCGCAACTCGTCCGACTATTCCGGCGTGATCCAGGGCCTGCTGGGCGGCAAGATTGATCTGGTGCTGAGCATGTCGCCGTCCTCGTTCGCTTCGGTCTATATCAAGGATCCGAAAGCGGTGGACATCGTCGGCATCGCGGTCGACGACGTCGACCAGTCGCGCGGCTACCACTCGGTCGTGGTGGTGAAGGCCGGTAGCCCGTACCAGAAGTTGGAAGACCTGAAGGGCAAGGCCATCGGCTTCGCCGATCCGGACTCCACCTCCGGCTTCCTGATCCCGAACCAGGCGTTTAAAAAGCTGTTCGGCGGCACGGTCGACAACAAATACAACAACACCTTCTCCAGCGTCACCTTCTCCGGCGGCCACGAGCAGGACATCCTCGGCGTGCTGAACGGCCAGTTCGAAGGTGCGGTAACCTGGGCGTCGATGATCGGCGATTACAACACCGGCTACACCAGCGGCGCGTTCACCCGCATGATCCGCATGGATCACCCGGACCTGATGAAACAGATCCGCATCATCTGGCAGTCGCCGCTGATCCCGAACGGCCCGATCCTGGTGAGCAACTCGCTGCCGGCCGACTTC is part of the Serratia surfactantfaciens genome and encodes:
- the phnC gene encoding phosphonate ABC transporter ATP-binding protein gives rise to the protein MAQALLKLAQHDFPGQHAAASRKVLSVKGLGKAYKAQQRVLDDINFDLHAGEFVAVIGRSGAGKSTLLHTLNGTIPSSCGEMLHFEDDGVAQDIAQLAGRQMRQWRARCGMIFQDFCLVPRLDVMTNVLLGRLSHTSTLKSFFKLFDDADRARAIELLQWLNMLPHALQRAEHLSGGQMQRVAICRALMQNPQILLADEPVASLDPKNTRRIMDALQKISEDGIAVMVNLHSVELVKEYCSRVIGIAHGKIVFDGHPSQLNERILHQLYGEEANQIH
- the phnD gene encoding phosphonate ABC transporter substrate-binding protein, whose protein sequence is MKKVLSLTTLMAGAMMVFNAAAADAPKELNLGILGGQNATQQIGDNQCVKQFLDKELNVDTKLRNSSDYSGVIQGLLGGKIDLVLSMSPSSFASVYIKDPKAVDIVGIAVDDVDQSRGYHSVVVVKAGSPYQKLEDLKGKAIGFADPDSTSGFLIPNQAFKKLFGGTVDNKYNNTFSSVTFSGGHEQDILGVLNGQFEGAVTWASMIGDYNTGYTSGAFTRMIRMDHPDLMKQIRIIWQSPLIPNGPILVSNSLPADFKAKVVTAIKKLDKDDHQCFIKAMGGKQHIGDTTLAEYQNIIDMKRELTKGDR